One part of the Ranitomeya imitator isolate aRanImi1 chromosome 10, aRanImi1.pri, whole genome shotgun sequence genome encodes these proteins:
- the RPL22 gene encoding large ribosomal subunit protein eL22: protein MAPVKKPATKGSKKKKQLLKFTLDCTHPVEDGIMDAANFEQFLHDRIKVNGKVGNLGGGVVSIERSKSKITVTSEVPFSKRYLKYLTKKYLKKNSLRDWLRVVANSKESYELRYFQINQDEEEEEDED from the exons AAAAAGCCTGCAACAAAGGGCAGCAAGAAAAAGAAGCAGCTGCTGAAGTTCACCTTGGACTGCacacatcctgtggaagatggaatCATGGATGCTGCTAACTTT GAGCAGTTTTTGCACGACCGTATCAAAGTGAACGGGAAGGTTGGCAACCTGGGCGGTGGCGTTGTCTCCATCGAGAGAAGCAAAAGCAAGATCACCGTAACTTCAGAAGTACCGTTTTCCAAGAG gTACTTGAAATACCTGACCAAGAAATACCTGAAGAAGAACAGTCTGCGTGATTGGCTCCGTGTGGTTGCCAACAGTAAGGAAAGCTATGAGTTAAGATACTTCCAGATCAaccaggatgaggaggaggaagaggatgaagattaA